ACGTTTGCCGAAACGAGCGCCGCTATCCTCACCGCTGTCGGCCACGAGGTCATCCTGATGCCTCACCACTGGCCTACTCCCGTGCTCGCTCACGCGGTACGTGCCAAGAGCGCGGATTGCGGCATCATGGTCACGGCTTCTCACAACCCCGCACGCGACAACGGCTACAAGGTGTACCTCGGTGGCCGCGCGGCGAGCGAAGACGGCAACGGTGTACAGATCGTTCCGCCGGCCGATGCGGATATCGCCGCGAAGATCGCCGCCGTGGGAGCGGTGCGCGAGATCCCGCTCGCCGAGAGCGGGTGGGAGGTGATGCCCGAGACTTTCGTCGACGACTACATCGACGCGATCCTCCCCATCATCGACCGAGCTAGCACCGCCGATCAGAACACCGTGCGCACTGCCCGCACCGATCTGCGCATCGTGCACACCGCCATGCACGGCGTGGGCAGCGCAACGATGCTTGCGGCGTTTGAGCGCGCGGGATTCACCGACATCCACAGCGTGAAGGAGCAGCAGGAGCCCGATCCTGACTTCCCCACTGTCCCGTTCCCGAATCCTGAGGAAAAGGGCGCGATTGACCTGGCAGCGAAGCTCGCCGAACAGGTCGAAGCCGATCTCGTAATCGCGAACGACCCGGATGCCGATCGCTGCGCCGCCGCGATCTACGACCCGCGCCGCGAGGCATGGCGCATGCTCCACGGCGATGAGCTTGGGCTTCTTCTCGCCACCTACGTTGCGACTCACCGCCAGGTTGACGGGACCTTCGCGAATTCGATCGTGAGTTCACGCTCCCTCGGAGCGCTCGCCGCGGCTCGCGGTTACGCGAGCACGCAAACCCTCACGGGGTTCAAATGGATCGCACGCGCGAAGAACATCGCGTTCGGCTATGAGGAAGCGATTGGCTACTGCGTGCTTCCCAACGTCGTAAAAGACAAGGACGGCATCTCGGCGGCCCTCGCGATTGCCGAGCTCGCTGCCCTCACGAAGGCGAATGGTTCGAGTCTCGTGGAGCTCCTCGATGAACTCGCGCGTGAACTCGGACTCTACCTCACCTCACAGCTCTCGATTCGCGTCAGCAACCTCGACCTCATCAGCCAG
The window above is part of the Dermabacter vaginalis genome. Proteins encoded here:
- a CDS encoding phospho-sugar mutase, whose amino-acid sequence is MSTLNPELSQRARAWMSDDPDQSTRDDLERRLTAAEAGDEAELTELKGAFDGTLQFGTAGLRGAMGPGPNRMNVAVVSRAAAGIGAYLREVVGEARVVIGYDARYNSRTFAETSAAILTAVGHEVILMPHHWPTPVLAHAVRAKSADCGIMVTASHNPARDNGYKVYLGGRAASEDGNGVQIVPPADADIAAKIAAVGAVREIPLAESGWEVMPETFVDDYIDAILPIIDRASTADQNTVRTARTDLRIVHTAMHGVGSATMLAAFERAGFTDIHSVKEQQEPDPDFPTVPFPNPEEKGAIDLAAKLAEQVEADLVIANDPDADRCAAAIYDPRREAWRMLHGDELGLLLATYVATHRQVDGTFANSIVSSRSLGALAAARGYASTQTLTGFKWIARAKNIAFGYEEAIGYCVLPNVVKDKDGISAALAIAELAALTKANGSSLVELLDELARELGLYLTSQLSIRVSNLDLISQMMHTLRTAPPSTLAGSAVVEVRDLAEGSLETTGLPPTNGMLLLAEDDSRVIVRPSGTEPKLKAYLEVVSEVEQNASFHDLSAARAGAAEKLENMKKELGELLGARS